A stretch of the Tolypothrix sp. NIES-4075 genome encodes the following:
- a CDS encoding squalene/phytoene synthase family protein codes for MDLRNYALQILKETSRTFYIPISILPPGLQEAVSSAYLCMRAIDEIEDHPELDNATKARLLQTISLTLQAGVDGFAVDAFSVGFGSHEDSLAEVSLRIREWALLAPESIAPRIWDATAAMADRMAYWAGKNWKIHTEFDLDRYTFGVAGAVGLLLSDIWAWYDGTDTNRTHAIAFGRGLQAVNILRNHNEDLTRGVNFFPDGWNADDIQAYAQRNLILADAYTKALPAGPALDFCQIPLTLAHGTLNALANGKDKLSRSDVLALIEQVTNLSK; via the coding sequence ATGGATTTACGTAATTACGCATTGCAAATCCTCAAAGAGACTAGTCGAACATTTTACATCCCAATTAGTATTTTACCACCAGGATTGCAAGAAGCAGTTTCATCTGCATACTTGTGTATGCGTGCGATTGATGAAATTGAGGATCATCCAGAACTAGATAATGCCACTAAAGCGAGATTATTGCAAACAATTAGTTTGACATTACAAGCAGGTGTTGATGGCTTCGCGGTTGATGCTTTCTCTGTGGGATTTGGCAGCCACGAAGATTCTTTAGCAGAAGTAAGCCTGCGGATACGAGAATGGGCACTACTAGCACCTGAGAGTATCGCACCTCGGATTTGGGATGCGACTGCGGCGATGGCGGATCGCATGGCATACTGGGCAGGAAAAAACTGGAAAATTCATACAGAGTTTGATTTAGATCGTTATACCTTTGGAGTTGCAGGTGCAGTAGGATTATTACTTTCTGACATCTGGGCATGGTATGATGGTACTGATACAAACCGTACCCATGCGATCGCTTTTGGTCGCGGCTTACAAGCGGTTAACATCCTCCGCAACCACAATGAAGATTTGACTCGTGGGGTCAACTTCTTTCCAGATGGTTGGAATGCAGATGATATCCAAGCTTACGCTCAACGCAATCTAATTTTAGCAGATGCTTACACCAAAGCCCTTCCTGCGGGTCCTGCATTAGATTTTTGTCAAATTCCACTAACATTGGCTCATGGCACTCTTAACGCTCTTGCTAATGGCAAAGATAAACTTAGCCGCAGTGATGTTTTAGCACTAATTGAGCAGGTGACTAATCTGAGCAAGTAA
- a CDS encoding TM2 domain-containing protein, with protein sequence MNVESNNKKDRIFISYILNVVGFLTMLNGLHRIYNGKIGTGLLWLCTFGVFGVGQFVDLFLISNMVEEHDQKLRLKAGLSPLGVPLNQAAVASQVYQPSGNQLMVKLLEAAESRGGTLTVTQGVKATGASFTEVEAILKDMLKSGYVKIDNDPVSGAVTYHFHEI encoded by the coding sequence ATGAACGTGGAAAGCAACAATAAAAAAGACCGTATTTTTATTTCTTATATCTTGAATGTAGTCGGGTTTTTGACCATGTTGAACGGACTGCACCGTATATATAATGGCAAGATTGGAACGGGTTTGCTGTGGCTGTGTACCTTCGGTGTATTTGGTGTAGGACAGTTTGTAGATTTGTTCCTCATCTCTAATATGGTTGAAGAACACGATCAAAAACTGAGGTTAAAAGCAGGTTTGTCTCCCTTGGGTGTACCGCTAAATCAAGCTGCTGTTGCTTCCCAAGTTTATCAACCCAGTGGCAATCAACTGATGGTAAAACTGTTGGAAGCCGCAGAAAGTCGCGGTGGTACGCTAACTGTAACGCAAGGTGTGAAAGCAACTGGAGCCAGCTTTACAGAAGTTGAAGCTATTCTCAAGGATATGCTTAAATCAGGTTATGTAAAAATAGATAACGACCCCGTTAGCGGAGCCGTCACCTATCACTTTCACGAAATTTAG
- a CDS encoding DUF1622 domain-containing protein: protein MSVSNILHFDFLILLIELIGSLLLIRYVIAAIIELINGYRHLEYAQYLIAEGALIALNFKLAGTLLKTIELKSWQQIFTFSMILLLRTLLKRLFTWEAKQIHTKQLFTKGWQQD from the coding sequence ATGTCCGTAAGTAATATTTTACATTTTGATTTTTTAATTTTGCTGATTGAGTTAATTGGCTCATTGCTGCTAATTAGATATGTTATTGCGGCAATAATTGAGTTAATTAATGGTTATCGCCACCTTGAATACGCCCAATATTTGATAGCTGAAGGTGCTTTGATAGCGCTTAATTTTAAGTTAGCTGGAACTTTGTTGAAAACAATTGAACTAAAAAGTTGGCAGCAAATATTTACTTTTAGCATGATTCTTTTGCTGAGAACTTTGCTAAAAAGGCTTTTTACTTGGGAAGCGAAGCAAATTCACACAAAACAGCTTTTTACTAAAGGATGGCAGCAAGATTGA
- a CDS encoding NRAMP family divalent metal transporter has product MKKIFEIALGIVTSIGGFLDVGAIATAAEAGSIYGFQLIWVILLGTICVIFLVEMSGRLAAVSKHTLAAAVRERFGFNFYVIPLFAEIVVDFLVLAAEIGGVCIALQLLTGISFQWFALPVAFAIWSLIWFGNFGIIENGVSVLGLITLVFVFATFKLHPSLTQIGTGLLPTLPKEDTAHYLFLVVSILGALISPYLFYFYSSGAVEDKWDESHIGVNRAVAGLGMSFGSIVSLGLLIVSAVVLKPKGIQVDSYEQAALMLTEPFGYWGFILFAASLGIACFGAALEVTLDTAYIVAQAFGWNWGENLKPKDAARFSFVYTVFVFLASLLMVFGVDPLQLTLFSMAITAVILPPVIIPFLVLMNDKLYVGKYRNGWISNSVVIFTIVLAFVLALVAIPLEILGG; this is encoded by the coding sequence ATGAAAAAAATTTTTGAAATCGCTTTGGGCATTGTTACTAGTATCGGTGGTTTTCTTGATGTGGGAGCGATCGCCACCGCTGCCGAAGCTGGATCTATATACGGATTTCAACTAATTTGGGTGATTCTTCTCGGCACTATTTGTGTAATCTTCCTCGTAGAAATGTCCGGACGGTTAGCAGCAGTTAGCAAACACACATTAGCCGCAGCAGTCCGGGAACGTTTCGGTTTTAACTTTTATGTTATTCCCCTATTTGCCGAAATTGTCGTTGATTTTTTGGTCTTAGCAGCAGAAATTGGTGGCGTTTGTATTGCCCTACAATTATTAACAGGTATCAGCTTTCAATGGTTTGCTTTACCCGTTGCCTTTGCAATTTGGTCATTAATTTGGTTTGGCAACTTTGGCATTATTGAAAATGGCGTTTCCGTGCTGGGATTAATTACATTAGTATTTGTCTTCGCTACTTTCAAGCTGCATCCATCCCTAACCCAAATTGGTACTGGTTTATTGCCAACATTACCAAAAGAAGATACCGCACATTACTTATTTCTGGTAGTTAGTATCTTGGGTGCATTAATTAGCCCCTACCTATTTTACTTTTACTCATCTGGCGCAGTCGAAGATAAATGGGATGAAAGTCATATTGGTGTAAATCGCGCCGTTGCCGGTTTAGGAATGAGCTTTGGCAGTATCGTATCATTAGGGTTGTTGATAGTGTCAGCGGTCGTACTTAAACCGAAAGGTATCCAAGTTGATAGCTACGAACAAGCGGCGTTGATGTTAACTGAACCTTTTGGTTACTGGGGCTTTATTTTATTTGCCGCATCACTAGGAATTGCTTGTTTCGGTGCAGCACTAGAAGTAACTCTCGACACCGCGTATATTGTCGCTCAAGCTTTTGGTTGGAATTGGGGCGAAAATCTCAAACCAAAAGATGCTGCACGCTTTAGTTTTGTTTACACGGTGTTTGTCTTCCTCGCTTCATTACTAATGGTATTTGGTGTTGATCCCTTACAATTAACTTTGTTTTCAATGGCGATTACAGCAGTAATTTTGCCACCTGTAATTATACCATTCCTGGTATTAATGAACGATAAATTATATGTTGGCAAATATCGCAACGGCTGGATTAGTAATAGCGTTGTTATATTTACAATAGTGCTGGCATTTGTGCTAGCGCTGGTAGCTATTCCTCTAGAAATTCTTGGAGGGTGA
- the mltA gene encoding murein transglycosylase A, which yields MRKTLGLLSLSLGVAFIIPLWSAVAQIPSLPPLPLPNNPQAPPVVIPVPRIPSVHSVLKPMELGTDCASQSACLGWDEQIWSRGDKPGDRNALLASIDNSLSYLQKDKAIAVYQNYPIKEITRDRVYRSLVRFRQLVVSSNSPAQLQAAVQREFVFYKSIGNDGKGTVKFTAYYEPAYIASRVRTNVYKYPLYRLPPDFEKWSKPHPKRIQLEGKDGLLGDKSRLRGLEILWFRDRWDAYMVQIQGSAQIQLTNGTTTSIGYAGGTDYPWTSIGRELAKDGKVTLKQLTLPRMTEYFHQHPQELNNYLPRWERFVFFKETGGEPASGSINVPVTPERSIATDKSIMPPGALALVNTSFPYPTASGRLDYRSVSRFVLDQDTGSAIKGPGRVDYFMGTGQLAGDRAGVTGGNGSLYYLLLKE from the coding sequence ATGAGAAAAACCCTTGGTTTGCTTTCCTTAAGTTTGGGAGTTGCTTTTATTATCCCACTCTGGTCAGCTGTTGCTCAAATTCCTAGTTTACCACCGCTGCCGTTACCAAACAATCCTCAAGCCCCGCCAGTGGTAATACCAGTACCAAGAATTCCATCGGTACACTCTGTACTAAAACCGATGGAATTGGGAACGGATTGTGCTTCCCAATCTGCTTGCTTGGGTTGGGATGAGCAAATTTGGAGTCGAGGGGATAAACCAGGCGATCGCAACGCACTCTTAGCATCGATTGACAACAGTCTGAGTTATCTGCAAAAAGATAAGGCGATCGCTGTGTATCAGAATTATCCAATTAAGGAAATTACCCGCGATCGCGTGTATCGCAGTTTAGTGCGTTTCCGTCAATTAGTTGTCAGCTCCAATTCTCCGGCACAACTGCAAGCAGCTGTCCAGCGGGAATTTGTCTTTTACAAATCAATAGGTAATGACGGCAAGGGTACTGTTAAATTTACTGCATACTACGAGCCTGCTTATATTGCAAGCCGGGTTCGCACAAATGTATATAAATATCCCCTTTATCGATTACCACCAGACTTTGAGAAATGGAGTAAACCGCATCCGAAACGGATACAGCTAGAAGGAAAAGATGGTTTGCTTGGAGATAAAAGTCGGTTGCGCGGTTTGGAAATATTGTGGTTCCGCGATCGCTGGGATGCGTACATGGTGCAAATCCAAGGTTCCGCTCAGATTCAGTTAACCAACGGAACTACAACCAGTATCGGCTATGCAGGTGGTACAGATTACCCTTGGACAAGTATCGGGCGAGAATTAGCAAAAGACGGCAAAGTAACTTTGAAACAACTGACCCTCCCACGGATGACTGAGTATTTTCACCAACATCCGCAAGAGTTAAATAATTATCTACCGCGCTGGGAAAGGTTTGTTTTCTTCAAAGAAACCGGCGGTGAACCAGCTAGCGGCAGTATTAATGTACCGGTGACACCAGAGCGTTCTATTGCTACAGACAAGTCTATCATGCCTCCTGGCGCACTAGCGCTAGTTAATACCTCATTTCCCTATCCTACCGCCTCAGGACGGCTGGATTATCGTAGTGTCAGCCGCTTTGTACTCGATCAAGATACAGGAAGCGCCATCAAAGGACCAGGACGGGTAGATTACTTTATGGGAACTGGACAATTAGCAGGCGATCGCGCTGGGGTTACAGGCGGTAATGGATCGCTCTATTATTTGCTACTTAAAGAATAG
- the acsF gene encoding magnesium-protoporphyrin IX monomethyl ester (oxidative) cyclase: MVDSLKKPGFEEMRPGIKTPAKETLLTPRFYTTDFDEMAQMDISVNEDELRAILDEFRADYNRHHFVRDAEFEQSWDHIDGDTRRLFVEFLERSCTAEFSGFLLYKELGRRLKDKSPVLAECFNLMSRDEARHAGFLNKALSDFNMSLDLGFLTKSRKYTFFKPKFIFYATYLSEKIGYWRYITIFRHLDAHPEDRVYPIFRWFENWCQDENRHGDFFDAIMRSQPQMLNDWKARLWCRFFLLSVFGTMYLNDIQRKDFYASIGLDAREYDIQVIEKTNENAGRVFPIMLDVEKPEFYQRLDVCLKNNQKLSAIANSSTPKFLQFFQKLPFYVSNGWQFVRLYLMKPIDTAATHGAVR; encoded by the coding sequence ATGGTAGACTCCCTAAAAAAACCAGGCTTTGAAGAAATGCGTCCAGGGATTAAAACCCCGGCGAAAGAAACCCTGCTGACACCCAGGTTTTATACCACTGACTTTGATGAAATGGCGCAGATGGATATCTCAGTCAACGAAGACGAGTTGAGAGCCATTCTCGACGAGTTTCGGGCTGATTACAACCGCCATCACTTTGTTCGGGATGCGGAGTTTGAACAATCCTGGGATCATATTGACGGGGACACTCGCCGATTGTTCGTTGAATTTCTCGAACGTTCTTGTACGGCGGAGTTTTCCGGATTTTTATTGTACAAAGAACTCGGACGCCGTTTAAAGGACAAAAGCCCTGTTTTGGCAGAGTGTTTCAACCTGATGTCACGGGATGAAGCGCGTCATGCTGGCTTTTTAAACAAAGCGCTGTCAGACTTTAACATGTCGCTGGATTTGGGCTTTTTAACCAAGAGTCGTAAATACACCTTCTTTAAACCGAAATTTATCTTCTACGCTACTTATCTTTCCGAAAAGATTGGTTATTGGCGATATATCACCATTTTCCGCCACTTAGACGCACATCCAGAAGATAGAGTTTATCCGATTTTCCGCTGGTTTGAAAACTGGTGTCAGGATGAAAACCGCCACGGAGATTTCTTCGATGCGATCATGCGATCGCAACCGCAAATGTTGAATGATTGGAAAGCGCGGCTGTGGTGTCGCTTCTTCCTGTTATCAGTGTTTGGCACAATGTATCTTAACGATATCCAGCGCAAAGACTTTTATGCCTCGATTGGTTTGGATGCGCGAGAATACGACATTCAAGTGATTGAGAAGACGAACGAAAACGCAGGTAGAGTCTTCCCGATAATGCTGGATGTCGAGAAACCAGAATTTTATCAGCGGTTAGATGTTTGTTTGAAGAATAACCAGAAATTGAGTGCGATCGCTAACTCCAGCACTCCCAAATTCCTGCAATTCTTCCAGAAGCTACCATTTTACGTCTCTAATGGCTGGCAATTTGTACGCCTGTATTTGATGAAACCAATTGACACAGCTGCTACTCATGGCGCAGTTCGGTAG
- a CDS encoding DUF5895 domain-containing protein yields MKASAKFDFEDEKFNAPPSQVIPWCQMINPRYGTDGMQPHGLAIKLDNAHAVGFQADENWQQVEHEFTSGVESVFISTTPHIVIVRRGPLSVKDRESGLKLGTLKENYDAFLADKLKFKTFTRYLIFLVGENKKFLHESPLQLTLNGAAGASFSKSYCEYQQGKIVGGFAAELEKAYAAYRKQPITSKGPLFHAHGIFCPIIECEERGIEPNTVMVASTVDYKRPTVATLTQYLIASDSPESAIISKNFEEYKEFGKEAVKPEAPKMEMAGVSSSYVYADEDDFGYPPY; encoded by the coding sequence ATGAAAGCATCTGCAAAATTCGACTTTGAGGACGAGAAGTTTAACGCACCCCCTTCTCAAGTCATCCCGTGGTGTCAGATGATTAATCCTCGCTATGGCACAGATGGGATGCAACCCCACGGGTTAGCAATTAAGTTAGATAATGCCCATGCTGTTGGTTTTCAAGCTGATGAAAATTGGCAGCAGGTAGAACATGAATTTACCTCTGGAGTCGAGTCTGTATTTATCTCCACCACTCCACATATAGTTATAGTCCGTAGGGGTCCATTATCTGTAAAAGATAGAGAAAGTGGTTTAAAACTGGGTACACTCAAAGAAAATTATGACGCTTTTTTAGCAGACAAACTTAAATTTAAAACCTTTACTCGCTACCTAATTTTTTTGGTGGGAGAAAACAAAAAGTTTTTACATGAATCACCACTGCAATTAACTTTAAATGGTGCCGCCGGAGCGAGTTTTAGTAAAAGTTATTGCGAATATCAACAAGGCAAAATCGTCGGTGGTTTCGCCGCCGAACTAGAAAAAGCTTATGCTGCATATCGCAAGCAACCCATAACATCAAAAGGTCCACTATTCCATGCTCACGGGATTTTTTGCCCAATAATTGAGTGTGAAGAAAGAGGCATTGAACCAAATACAGTTATGGTCGCTTCAACAGTAGATTATAAACGTCCAACGGTGGCGACGTTAACACAATATCTAATTGCTTCCGACTCTCCGGAATCGGCGATTATCTCCAAAAACTTTGAAGAATACAAAGAGTTTGGTAAGGAAGCTGTAAAACCAGAAGCACCGAAGATGGAAATGGCAGGCGTTTCTAGTTCTTATGTTTATGCGGATGAAGATGATTTTGGTTATCCGCCGTACTAG
- a CDS encoding DUF2996 domain-containing protein, with product MAEETNHNQAGEVAPSTVDKQAPDVAEEHAPSTDSTEATDIPTANAPDPEAANPEVNPNAAKAKKPAAPKGEKPAAKEKAEGKPAAAKATKEGAEDKPAAAKAAKKEKPPALEDKPFVEFVEQYYLPALQKAIAQQGGQDVQLSFAKQKLSIVGFDTSEECWQVMGKLQNGLRQFNVYFLDEDIQGKKGFSCNEGKKPSTLESFLIDERKMTLDLMVYGLVQRLNGQKWLGRN from the coding sequence ATGGCAGAAGAAACCAATCACAATCAAGCGGGAGAGGTGGCTCCCAGCACTGTTGACAAACAGGCTCCCGATGTTGCTGAAGAACACGCTCCCAGCACCGACTCAACAGAAGCAACAGATATCCCCACAGCTAATGCACCAGATCCCGAAGCCGCAAATCCAGAAGTAAACCCAAACGCGGCTAAAGCTAAAAAGCCTGCTGCACCCAAGGGAGAAAAGCCAGCAGCTAAGGAAAAAGCAGAAGGCAAACCCGCAGCAGCGAAAGCGACTAAAGAAGGAGCAGAAGACAAACCCGCAGCAGCTAAAGCGGCTAAAAAAGAGAAACCTCCAGCTCTTGAAGATAAGCCTTTTGTAGAGTTCGTGGAGCAATACTATTTGCCAGCTTTACAAAAAGCGATCGCCCAACAAGGTGGGCAAGATGTACAATTGAGTTTTGCCAAGCAGAAGCTTTCTATTGTTGGCTTTGATACATCTGAAGAATGCTGGCAAGTCATGGGCAAATTGCAAAACGGTCTGCGCCAGTTTAACGTGTATTTTTTAGATGAAGATATTCAAGGGAAAAAAGGATTTTCTTGCAACGAAGGCAAAAAACCTAGCACTCTTGAGTCATTCTTAATCGATGAGCGCAAAATGACACTTGACTTAATGGTATATGGTCTCGTGCAACGCTTGAATGGTCAAAAGTGGTTAGGTAGGAATTAG
- a CDS encoding DUF1622 domain-containing protein, translated as MILDLIKQLTLFLAVGVEASAAFVIGFAAIEATLKAFKLFFFRRNVPEEAKEELRLRLGRWLAVALEFELAADILRTAVAPTWDEIGKLAAIVVLRTVLNFFLQKEIEKSAENKSNVRK; from the coding sequence TTGATACTAGATTTAATTAAGCAATTAACACTTTTTTTGGCTGTGGGAGTTGAAGCCAGCGCTGCTTTTGTGATCGGATTTGCCGCGATTGAAGCAACGCTAAAAGCATTTAAGCTTTTCTTCTTCCGTCGCAATGTACCAGAAGAAGCAAAAGAAGAATTACGGCTGCGTCTTGGTAGATGGTTAGCGGTAGCGCTGGAATTTGAATTGGCTGCGGATATTCTCCGGACAGCGGTTGCACCTACATGGGATGAAATTGGCAAGCTGGCAGCAATAGTCGTATTGCGAACTGTTTTAAACTTTTTTTTGCAAAAAGAAATCGAAAAATCTGCTGAAAATAAAAGCAATGTCCGTAAGTAA